From the Micromonospora lupini genome, one window contains:
- a CDS encoding (2Fe-2S)-binding protein, whose protein sequence is MSIDARPGTTTVAVTATVNGRPESRRVSARTLLVHLLREELGLTAATVGCDTSSCGACTVLLDGRSVKSCTLLAAQADGADIRTAEGLADGDRLHPVQEAFREHHALQCGFCTPGMVLAVVSLLEENPGPLTEHDVRHALKGNLCRCTGYHNIVRAVLALDGARQAG, encoded by the coding sequence ATGAGCATCGACGCCCGGCCCGGTACGACGACAGTCGCCGTCACCGCCACTGTCAACGGCCGCCCGGAGAGCCGTCGGGTGTCGGCGCGCACCCTGCTGGTCCACCTGCTGCGCGAGGAGTTGGGGCTCACCGCCGCGACGGTGGGCTGTGACACCAGCTCCTGTGGCGCCTGCACGGTGCTGCTCGACGGGCGGTCGGTCAAGTCGTGCACCCTGCTTGCCGCGCAGGCCGACGGCGCCGACATCCGCACCGCCGAGGGGCTCGCCGACGGCGACCGGCTGCACCCGGTGCAGGAGGCGTTCCGGGAGCACCACGCGCTGCAGTGCGGCTTCTGCACCCCGGGGATGGTCCTCGCGGTGGTGAGCCTGTTGGAGGAGAACCCGGGGCCGCTCACCGAGCACGACGTGCGGCACGCCCTCAAGGGCAACCTGTGCCGCTGCACCGGCTACCACAACATCGTCCGTGCCGTGCTCGCCCTCGACGGGGCCCGACAGGCCGGATGA
- a CDS encoding carbamoyltransferase family protein yields MSARYVLGVNIGFHDSSAALVRDGALCALVEQERVSRRKHAVGQPPAEAIAACLAMAGIGAREVDTVAIGWDFRDIPLGRNRRFTTEGLRAMLFPDDEDLTMPAVRWVPHHVAHAASAVYSYDCDEAAVLVLDGAGETQSTSFGRYADGEIEILREWPVEQSLGFYYNAAAEWAGLGYWGTGKLMGLAAYGRPGPGAPVRPVQGGYELVRGTPTAEVPSRRAATLGPLMAYYPAVAESLKPEFGKLFPYAPRTGEEPIAYADFAATIQQGLEETVLSLAAELRRRVDTPVLALAGGVAMNCTMIGVLVRSGLFDQVYVPPVPTDAGVSLGAALVAARECGEFTPTRIDHAYWGQPITTEAGEAAAARAGMVHRRLGDDELARSVAGELARGRIVGWARGRAEIGQRALGARSLLADPRSRRNLERLNVLKGREMWRPVAPSILAEHVSELIEGPVGEPSRFMLAAASLRPDARLRVPAVAHVDGSARPQTVHRDTNPGYWALIEQFRQLTGVPAVVNTSFNLAGDPIVNSAADAVDTFVRAKEIDLLVLGDAVVARSEADLPA; encoded by the coding sequence ATGTCGGCGCGTTACGTACTCGGGGTGAACATCGGCTTCCACGACTCCAGCGCAGCTCTGGTCCGCGACGGCGCGCTGTGCGCTCTGGTCGAGCAGGAGCGGGTCAGCCGCCGCAAGCACGCGGTGGGCCAGCCGCCCGCCGAGGCGATCGCCGCGTGCCTGGCGATGGCGGGCATCGGCGCGCGGGAGGTGGACACCGTCGCCATCGGCTGGGACTTCCGGGACATCCCGCTGGGCCGCAACCGACGGTTCACCACCGAGGGGCTGCGGGCCATGCTCTTCCCCGACGACGAGGACCTGACCATGCCCGCGGTCCGCTGGGTGCCGCACCACGTCGCGCACGCGGCCAGCGCCGTGTACAGCTACGACTGCGACGAGGCCGCCGTCCTGGTCCTCGACGGTGCCGGCGAGACGCAGTCGACCTCGTTCGGCAGGTACGCCGACGGCGAGATCGAGATCCTGCGGGAGTGGCCCGTGGAGCAGTCCCTGGGCTTCTACTACAACGCCGCCGCCGAGTGGGCCGGGCTGGGCTACTGGGGCACCGGCAAGCTGATGGGCCTCGCCGCCTACGGCAGACCGGGTCCGGGAGCGCCTGTGCGACCGGTTCAGGGCGGGTACGAGCTGGTCCGCGGCACGCCCACCGCCGAGGTCCCCAGCCGACGGGCCGCGACGCTCGGCCCGCTGATGGCGTACTACCCGGCCGTCGCCGAGTCGCTCAAACCCGAGTTCGGCAAGCTGTTCCCGTACGCGCCGCGCACCGGCGAGGAGCCCATCGCGTACGCGGACTTCGCCGCGACGATCCAGCAGGGGCTGGAGGAGACGGTGCTGTCCCTGGCGGCCGAGCTGCGTCGGCGGGTCGACACCCCGGTGCTGGCGCTCGCCGGCGGGGTGGCGATGAACTGCACCATGATCGGTGTGCTGGTCCGCAGTGGACTCTTCGATCAGGTATACGTTCCGCCGGTGCCCACCGACGCGGGGGTGTCCCTGGGGGCGGCGCTCGTCGCGGCGCGCGAGTGCGGGGAGTTCACGCCCACCCGCATCGACCACGCGTACTGGGGTCAGCCGATCACCACTGAGGCCGGTGAGGCGGCCGCCGCGCGCGCCGGCATGGTGCACCGCCGCCTCGGCGACGACGAGTTGGCCCGCTCCGTGGCAGGTGAACTCGCCCGCGGCCGGATCGTGGGCTGGGCGCGCGGCCGGGCGGAGATCGGGCAACGGGCGCTCGGCGCACGCAGTCTGCTTGCCGATCCGCGGTCCCGACGCAACCTGGAGCGCCTCAACGTGCTCAAGGGCCGGGAGATGTGGCGTCCGGTCGCGCCGAGCATTCTCGCCGAGCACGTGTCGGAGCTGATCGAGGGGCCGGTCGGCGAACCGTCGCGGTTCATGCTGGCCGCCGCGTCGCTGCGCCCGGACGCCCGGCTGCGGGTCCCGGCGGTGGCCCACGTGGACGGCTCGGCCCGCCCGCAGACCGTGCACCGCGACACCAACCCCGGCTACTGGGCGCTCATCGAGCAGTTCCGGCAGCTCACCGGCGTCCCGGCGGTGGTCAACACGTCGTTCAACCTGGCCGGTGACCCGATCGTGAACTCGGCCGCCGACGCGGTCGACACCTTCGTACGCGCCAAGGAGATCGACCTGCTGGTGCTCGGCGACGCGGTGGTGGCCCGCAGCGAGGCGGACCTGCCGGCCTGA
- a CDS encoding VOC family protein produces MPRLDGRNHINLTVVDLERSTAFYCSVFEMVVVNDVTPQESGFRFRTLLHTASFASVVLGCVEDPPETGADGPTGANGDRFDERRPGLHHLAYHVPERGDLDEWVAHLDTVGVAHSGITTSKHEAGSQIWLRDPDNIWLEFYWVNRDFFVDRLRQVWRNKRQSTRV; encoded by the coding sequence ATGCCACGCCTGGACGGTCGTAACCACATCAACCTCACAGTCGTCGACCTGGAGCGCAGCACCGCGTTCTACTGCTCGGTGTTCGAGATGGTGGTGGTCAACGACGTCACCCCACAGGAGTCCGGCTTCCGCTTCCGCACCCTGCTGCACACGGCGTCGTTCGCCTCGGTGGTGCTGGGCTGCGTCGAGGACCCACCCGAGACCGGCGCCGACGGCCCCACCGGCGCCAATGGCGACCGTTTCGACGAGCGGCGCCCCGGGCTGCACCACCTGGCCTACCACGTGCCCGAACGCGGCGACCTGGACGAGTGGGTGGCCCACCTGGACACCGTCGGCGTCGCGCACTCCGGCATCACGACGTCGAAGCACGAGGCGGGGTCGCAGATCTGGCTGCGCGACCCGGACAACATCTGGCTGGAGTTCTACTGGGTGAACCGGGACTTCTTCGTCGACCGGCTCCGCCAGGTGTGGCGCAACAAACGCCAGTCGACCCGCGTCTGA
- a CDS encoding methyltransferase → MPVTPRIDLASVTRLTELADYIVPFTIRVMCDLAVADQLVEGPMPVDVLAGRVGADPAALTRGLRALAGRGIFTEVTPEVFGLTPLAEPLRSDHPFSVRECFPLMPPDIYSWARLTHSLRTGETAFGHVHGGTRYYDHFADHPYECVRFERSAESVNPFVLRTVAPALDLGTARTLVDVGSGHGTFVAGLLARHRELRAILLDLPHVVAEAPDVLAGAGVAERCEVRGGSFFDRLPEGADVYLLKTIIHDWPDERAATILRNVRAAARPDSRVVIVESVSRYGNHDDTGKVMDVKALALFGGRTRTEPEFRALLDDAGFRLARITPTSSMSVLEAVPAVPAPAGDGTTGRPAVAAAGRTA, encoded by the coding sequence ATGCCCGTGACGCCTCGCATCGACCTCGCGTCGGTCACCCGCCTCACCGAACTGGCCGACTACATCGTTCCGTTCACCATCCGGGTCATGTGTGACCTCGCGGTCGCCGACCAGCTCGTCGAGGGTCCGATGCCTGTGGACGTGCTGGCCGGGCGCGTCGGCGCCGACCCCGCCGCGTTGACCCGTGGCCTGCGGGCGCTCGCCGGCCGGGGCATCTTCACCGAGGTCACGCCCGAGGTCTTCGGCCTCACCCCGCTGGCCGAGCCGCTGCGCAGCGACCACCCGTTCTCGGTACGCGAGTGCTTCCCCCTCATGCCACCTGACATCTACTCGTGGGCCCGCCTGACGCACAGCCTGCGCACCGGCGAGACCGCGTTCGGGCACGTGCACGGCGGGACCCGCTACTACGACCACTTCGCCGACCACCCGTACGAGTGCGTCCGGTTCGAGCGGTCGGCCGAGAGCGTCAACCCGTTCGTGCTGCGAACCGTGGCGCCGGCGCTGGACCTGGGCACGGCCCGGACCCTTGTGGACGTGGGCAGCGGCCACGGCACCTTCGTCGCCGGCCTGCTCGCCCGCCACCGCGAGTTGCGCGCGATCCTGCTCGACCTTCCGCACGTGGTCGCCGAGGCGCCGGACGTGCTGGCAGGCGCGGGTGTCGCCGAGCGGTGCGAGGTGCGCGGCGGCAGCTTCTTCGACAGGCTTCCCGAGGGCGCCGACGTGTACCTGCTCAAGACGATCATCCACGACTGGCCGGACGAGCGGGCCGCCACGATCCTGCGCAACGTACGCGCCGCCGCCCGGCCCGACAGCCGAGTGGTGATCGTCGAGTCGGTGAGCCGCTACGGCAACCACGACGACACCGGCAAGGTGATGGACGTCAAGGCGCTCGCCCTCTTCGGCGGGCGGACCCGCACCGAGCCGGAGTTCCGCGCGCTGCTCGACGACGCCGGGTTCCGGCTGGCGCGGATCACGCCGACGTCGTCGATGTCGGTCCTGGAGGCCGTGCCGGCGGTGCCCGCGCCAGCCGGCGACGGGACCACCGGCAGACCGGCCGTCGCGGCGGCCGGCCGGACGGCCTGA
- a CDS encoding LLM class flavin-dependent oxidoreductase has translation MHLNLFTQCSPSPQFKGFWRHPADRSATGYRDLGYWVELGRRLEAACLDALFFADVHGTYDVYQGSWRAAVRHAVQIPSIDPLLVLPAIAATTSRLGLAVTYSTTYHAPYECARVFSSLDHLTGGRVAWNIVTSYLRSASANGLGSYLDHDERYDRADEYVEVARRLWEESWDDDAVLRDAAANVFTDPDRVREIGHDGRWFSVRGPHQCEPSPQRTPVLYQAGASGRGMTFAARHAEVVFLTMADPASGASQVARLRAEVAAHGRDPRAVKALQGSMVMVAPTKAEARRRAEEYVALWSGEGQLAKWCGWMDVDLAAYPDETPVAEIAGQGSQSFVGFLRRLGPERTWTVGDVRYLVATARRPRTGAPVTLFGTVEQVADRMEEWCAVADVDGFNLIPCPTTQGIDDICDLLVPELQRRGLFRTAYDPAERTLRERYFGAGATVPARVPARDTQAPAEPATTRG, from the coding sequence GTGCATCTGAACCTGTTCACCCAGTGCTCGCCGTCGCCGCAGTTCAAGGGGTTCTGGCGGCACCCCGCCGACCGCAGCGCCACCGGCTACCGCGATCTCGGCTACTGGGTCGAGCTGGGTCGCCGGCTGGAGGCCGCCTGCCTGGACGCGCTCTTCTTCGCCGACGTGCACGGCACGTACGACGTCTACCAGGGCTCCTGGCGGGCAGCCGTCCGGCATGCCGTGCAGATCCCGTCGATCGACCCGCTGCTCGTGTTGCCGGCGATCGCGGCCACCACCTCCCGGCTGGGCCTCGCCGTCACCTACTCCACGACGTACCACGCCCCGTACGAGTGCGCCCGGGTGTTCAGCTCGCTGGACCACCTCACCGGCGGGCGGGTCGCCTGGAACATCGTCACCTCGTATCTGCGGTCCGCGTCGGCGAACGGGCTGGGGTCGTACCTGGACCACGACGAGCGCTACGACCGGGCCGACGAGTACGTCGAGGTGGCCCGCCGGCTCTGGGAGGAGAGCTGGGACGACGACGCGGTCCTGCGCGACGCCGCCGCGAACGTCTTCACCGACCCGGACCGGGTGCGCGAGATCGGCCACGACGGCCGCTGGTTCTCCGTACGAGGCCCGCACCAGTGCGAGCCGTCGCCGCAGCGCACCCCGGTGCTCTACCAGGCCGGCGCGTCCGGACGGGGAATGACGTTCGCGGCCCGGCACGCCGAGGTCGTCTTCCTGACCATGGCCGACCCGGCCAGCGGCGCGTCGCAGGTGGCCCGGCTGCGCGCCGAGGTTGCCGCTCACGGGCGCGACCCTCGCGCGGTCAAGGCGTTGCAGGGCAGCATGGTCATGGTCGCCCCGACCAAGGCGGAGGCACGCCGGCGGGCCGAGGAGTACGTGGCGCTGTGGAGCGGCGAGGGCCAGCTCGCCAAGTGGTGCGGCTGGATGGACGTGGACCTCGCGGCGTACCCGGACGAGACGCCGGTGGCGGAGATCGCCGGGCAGGGCAGCCAGAGCTTCGTGGGCTTCCTGCGCCGACTCGGACCCGAGCGCACCTGGACTGTCGGCGACGTGCGCTACCTGGTGGCGACAGCCCGCCGGCCCCGCACCGGAGCGCCGGTGACCCTCTTCGGCACTGTCGAGCAGGTCGCCGACCGGATGGAGGAGTGGTGCGCGGTGGCCGACGTGGACGGTTTCAACCTCATCCCCTGCCCGACGACCCAGGGCATCGACGACATCTGCGACCTGCTGGTGCCGGAGTTGCAGCGGCGCGGC